In the genome of Pseudobdellovibrionaceae bacterium, one region contains:
- a CDS encoding cation transporter: protein MYSEQRVLQFSIVMTFLMSCFGIFFGLLAGSSAIVFDGIYELTDAMMTILALLVANLIRISTLGSVSHIKLVERFTMGFWHLEPMVLGLNGIMLIGAATYAFINAVDSFLSGGREIEFGYAVTYASISLVLEIGMAGFTLRANHKIRSDFLALDAKAWVIAAALSLAWLAAFVMGLMIQDTHWAWVTPYIDPLVLALVCIAVIPMPIGTVKKALQDILLVTPVDLKEQVDKVAREAVKTYGFASYRAYVARVGRGRQVELYFIVPADWPAKRLEEWDHIRNEIEKMLGAEGPNYWLTIVFTADPEWAD, encoded by the coding sequence ATGTACTCAGAGCAAAGGGTTCTTCAGTTTTCAATTGTGATGACATTTTTGATGTCATGTTTTGGAATTTTCTTTGGTCTACTGGCGGGTTCATCTGCGATTGTGTTTGATGGTATTTATGAACTGACAGATGCAATGATGACCATCTTAGCTCTTTTGGTTGCCAATCTGATTAGAATTTCCACTTTAGGAAGTGTGAGCCATATTAAATTAGTTGAAAGGTTCACGATGGGCTTCTGGCATCTTGAGCCCATGGTGTTGGGGCTAAATGGGATCATGCTGATTGGTGCTGCGACCTATGCGTTTATCAATGCCGTAGACAGTTTTTTGTCAGGCGGGAGAGAAATTGAATTTGGTTATGCTGTGACGTATGCCTCCATCTCTTTGGTGCTTGAGATCGGCATGGCGGGATTTACTTTAAGGGCTAACCATAAGATACGCTCTGACTTTTTGGCATTAGATGCTAAAGCATGGGTCATCGCGGCCGCCCTATCTTTGGCGTGGCTTGCGGCCTTTGTAATGGGGTTGATGATTCAAGACACGCATTGGGCATGGGTCACTCCCTATATTGATCCTTTAGTTTTAGCTTTAGTGTGTATAGCGGTGATTCCTATGCCTATTGGAACTGTTAAAAAAGCCTTGCAAGACATTTTACTGGTCACACCTGTGGATCTTAAAGAGCAAGTGGACAAAGTGGCGCGTGAAGCAGTGAAAACATACGGCTTTGCTTCTTATCGTGCGTATGTCGCACGAGTCGGAAGAGGGCGTCAGGTGGAATTGTACTTTATTGTGCCAGCGGACTGGCCTGCGAAGCGCTTAGAAGAATGGGATCACATTCGCAACGAAATAGAAAAGATGTTAGGGGCAGAGGGTCCTAACTATTGGCTTACCATCGTGTTTACGGCTGATCCTGAGTGGGCAGACTAA
- a CDS encoding metallophosphoesterase, with product MSIQYKFSGVLVCLFFLAGCANSNISAGQSNNDAGTDVEEPTTPDNPSPPEPPQNHVWKVAVISDMNGSYGSTTYSSAVKSAINYIAQDAEVSLVLSTGDMVAGQKTGLDYAKMWSAFRGAVTSPLSAVGLPLLPSPGNHDASVGSSFKKERDMYVKEWNGFPIARFNSSRPSHEQVHFLPHVEQNYPLNFAVTMGEALFVSLDATAVGPLVNDQLGWLEEVLEAGKNYKIKVVFGHVPLYPVAFGKASEYIALGTAKNGYSKRMEDILEAYGVTYYLSGHSHVFYPGHRNGSVKYISVPLLGSGARKVLTKDRTGSTSKTGFLYLTFNSQGEHHLEAVESPSFKAIPFSSVPSAVSVPSATASDCQGCGTFPSEFFLSKSLRTLFLRLTQ from the coding sequence ATGAGCATTCAATATAAATTCAGCGGCGTTTTGGTGTGTTTATTCTTCTTGGCAGGTTGTGCGAATTCAAATATTTCGGCAGGGCAATCCAACAATGATGCGGGAACAGATGTAGAAGAGCCTACAACTCCCGACAATCCCTCCCCACCTGAACCTCCCCAAAACCATGTATGGAAGGTCGCTGTCATTTCAGATATGAATGGCTCTTATGGAAGCACAACATACTCTTCGGCTGTGAAATCTGCCATTAACTATATTGCTCAAGATGCAGAGGTCTCTTTGGTGCTATCAACGGGCGATATGGTGGCGGGGCAAAAGACAGGTCTTGATTACGCTAAGATGTGGTCGGCATTTCGTGGTGCAGTCACAAGCCCTTTGAGTGCGGTAGGTTTACCCTTGTTACCATCACCAGGAAACCATGATGCTTCAGTGGGGAGTTCATTTAAAAAAGAGCGCGACATGTATGTGAAAGAATGGAATGGTTTTCCTATTGCGCGTTTTAACTCAAGCAGGCCCTCTCACGAACAAGTTCATTTTTTACCCCACGTCGAGCAAAACTATCCCTTAAATTTTGCGGTCACAATGGGTGAGGCTCTATTTGTAAGTCTTGATGCCACAGCCGTAGGCCCGCTGGTGAATGATCAGTTAGGGTGGCTAGAAGAGGTGCTTGAGGCGGGCAAGAATTATAAAATCAAAGTGGTGTTTGGTCATGTCCCTCTTTATCCTGTGGCCTTTGGTAAAGCCTCTGAATACATCGCTTTAGGAACAGCAAAAAATGGTTACAGTAAAAGAATGGAAGACATTCTTGAGGCCTATGGTGTGACTTATTATTTAAGTGGACATAGCCATGTGTTTTACCCAGGCCATAGAAATGGTTCGGTCAAATACATTTCGGTTCCTTTATTGGGATCTGGAGCACGCAAGGTCCTCACTAAAGATCGTACGGGTTCAACTTCTAAGACGGGCTTTTTGTATCTGACTTTTAACAGCCAAGGTGAGCATCACCTAGAAGCTGTGGAAAGTCCTTCGTTTAAGGCTATCCCTTTTTCTTCGGTCCCTTCGGCTGTCTCTGTCCCTAGTGCTACGGCTTCAGACTGTCAGGGGTGTGGGACCTTCCCAAGTGAGTTTTTTTTAAGCAAAAGTTTAAGAACGCTTTTTTTAAGATTAACTCAGTAG
- a CDS encoding calcium/sodium antiporter: MTIFLLSVILGLIVLVWSADKFVDGASDVARHYGVSPLIIGMVIIGFGTSAPEMVVSALSALQGNPGIALGNAYGSNITNIALILGLTALLMPITVHSQILTKELPILVGVTLLTIALIFDLNVSRLDAIIFLSVFAGLMVWTLMESVKNKKDSLAVEVNNELAGKDIVLKRSLLFLIVGLVLLIISSRFLVFGAVGIAKSLGVSDIVVGLTVVAIGTSLPELASSIIAARKGEPDIALGNILGSNLFNTLAVVGIAGMICPLTFEVEILNRDITAMTLLTVSLFIFGWGFKGKLGKINRLEGGVLLASFVAYTTYLVTTAI, translated from the coding sequence ATGACAATATTTTTATTATCAGTGATACTGGGTTTGATTGTTCTGGTGTGGAGTGCAGATAAGTTTGTGGATGGAGCTTCAGATGTTGCTCGTCACTATGGTGTTTCTCCTTTAATCATAGGTATGGTGATCATCGGTTTTGGGACTTCGGCTCCAGAGATGGTAGTGTCAGCGCTATCTGCCCTTCAGGGTAATCCAGGAATTGCCTTGGGGAATGCTTACGGCTCAAATATTACTAACATCGCCCTCATCTTGGGGTTAACGGCACTACTGATGCCTATAACTGTTCATTCACAGATACTGACTAAGGAGTTGCCTATTTTGGTTGGTGTCACCCTTCTGACTATCGCTTTAATTTTTGATCTTAATGTTTCAAGACTAGATGCCATAATCTTTCTTAGCGTTTTTGCTGGCTTGATGGTGTGGACACTGATGGAAAGTGTAAAAAATAAAAAGGACTCTTTGGCTGTAGAAGTGAACAATGAGTTGGCAGGAAAGGACATTGTCCTTAAAAGATCATTATTATTTTTAATTGTAGGACTTGTTTTATTGATCATCAGTTCAAGGTTTTTGGTTTTTGGCGCTGTTGGAATTGCAAAGAGCTTAGGGGTTTCCGATATTGTTGTGGGCTTAACCGTGGTGGCAATTGGAACTTCGCTCCCTGAATTAGCGTCTTCGATCATCGCGGCCCGCAAAGGAGAGCCAGATATTGCTTTGGGAAATATTTTGGGATCGAACTTATTTAATACATTAGCTGTTGTCGGTATAGCGGGTATGATTTGTCCGTTGACTTTTGAAGTGGAAATTTTAAATCGCGATATCACTGCCATGACTCTTCTGACAGTGTCGCTTTTTATTTTTGGTTGGGGATTTAAAGGTAAGTTGGGGAAAATCAATCGCCTAGAAGGAGGTGTTCTTCTAGCTTCATTTGTGGCTTACACAACTTATTTGGTCACAACAGCAATTTAG
- a CDS encoding ABC transporter ATP-binding protein — protein MTENIIEVKNLSKSFGKNPPVLNDLNLHFKKGKFYALLGENGVGKSTLMRILFQNESITSGDVLYKGQSIEHLDNRIGADSFYLDESSPFTLNRSSEEWAQVYSNTYANYNVKIFDDLCKMLNIDPSKTLMSLSRGQKAKAHFALGAARQPEVYLLDEITAVLDIGSRLNIIRFLEREIKDRNCTVIMSSNIATELPSSNTHIYLLKEGQLWLDCEDSDLSNTFKKVLVHNAAEESEIIKLGGKFLHFNGNNSNSFIIKIEDLKNTSGTFEEDKRTVSIVDVMTYYTSGENI, from the coding sequence ATGACAGAAAACATAATAGAAGTTAAAAACTTAAGTAAAAGCTTTGGCAAAAATCCACCCGTGTTAAATGACCTGAACCTGCACTTTAAAAAGGGTAAGTTTTATGCTCTTTTGGGTGAAAATGGAGTAGGAAAGTCCACGTTGATGCGCATACTTTTTCAAAACGAATCCATCACCAGTGGCGATGTGTTATATAAAGGGCAGTCTATCGAACACTTAGACAATAGAATTGGTGCAGACAGTTTTTATCTGGATGAAAGCTCACCCTTTACTTTAAACCGCAGTTCCGAAGAGTGGGCTCAGGTTTATAGTAACACTTATGCTAATTATAATGTAAAGATATTTGATGATCTTTGTAAAATGCTAAATATAGACCCCTCCAAAACTCTTATGAGCCTCTCACGTGGACAAAAAGCCAAAGCACATTTTGCGTTAGGCGCAGCCAGACAACCCGAAGTTTACCTTCTCGATGAAATCACAGCTGTTTTAGATATTGGCTCAAGACTCAATATTATTCGATTTTTAGAACGTGAAATCAAAGACAGAAATTGCACTGTGATCATGTCTAGTAATATTGCCACCGAACTTCCTTCATCTAATACGCATATATATCTACTTAAAGAAGGACAGCTATGGTTAGACTGTGAAGATTCAGATTTGTCTAATACCTTTAAAAAAGTTCTTGTTCATAACGCAGCAGAAGAGAGTGAGATCATAAAACTTGGTGGCAAGTTTTTACACTTTAATGGCAATAATTCTAACTCCTTTATTATTAAAATCGAAGATCTGAAAAATACATCTGGAACATTTGAAGAAGACAAAAGAACCGTAAGCATTGTTGATGTTATGACTTATTATACATCTGGGGAGAATATTTAA
- a CDS encoding dienelactone hydrolase family protein translates to MKKYTLIVVFLLSFIPFVSFANTVIYNSSGDKYEGYFKLKSKDAPTVFIIHDWDGLTEYETKRADMLFDLGFSVFAIDLFGQGVRPTENKDKAQHTGELYKDRAKMRRLMTAAVKEAKKKGLNTNKMVVMGYCFGGAAALEFARSGQKAEAFASFHGGLKTPEGQNYKKAKSQVLIYHGTADDHITMKEFAGLAEELEQSKVPHEMITYGNAPHSFTVFESPAYRKDSDMSSWSHFVTFLKSIK, encoded by the coding sequence ATGAAAAAATATACTCTTATTGTCGTTTTCTTATTATCCTTTATCCCCTTTGTCTCTTTTGCCAATACGGTGATTTACAATTCAAGTGGGGATAAATACGAAGGCTATTTCAAGCTTAAATCTAAAGATGCGCCCACGGTATTTATCATTCATGACTGGGATGGTTTAACTGAGTACGAAACTAAGCGTGCGGACATGTTATTTGATCTTGGATTTTCAGTATTTGCCATAGATCTTTTTGGGCAAGGCGTGCGTCCTACTGAAAACAAAGACAAGGCCCAACACACGGGTGAGCTTTATAAGGATCGCGCTAAAATGCGTCGACTTATGACGGCAGCAGTAAAGGAAGCCAAGAAAAAGGGGCTTAACACCAATAAAATGGTGGTGATGGGGTACTGCTTTGGTGGAGCCGCAGCCTTAGAGTTTGCCAGAAGCGGTCAAAAAGCAGAAGCCTTTGCCAGTTTTCACGGTGGATTAAAAACTCCCGAAGGGCAAAACTATAAAAAAGCTAAATCACAAGTTCTTATTTATCACGGCACGGCTGATGACCATATCACAATGAAAGAGTTTGCGGGCCTTGCTGAAGAGCTAGAGCAAAGCAAAGTGCCTCATGAGATGATCACTTACGGTAATGCTCCTCATTCCTTTACGGTGTTTGAAAGTCCTGCATATCGTAAAGACTCTGATATGAGTTCATGGAGTCATTTCGTGACATTTTTAAAGTCTATTAAATAG
- a CDS encoding penicillin-binding transpeptidase domain-containing protein codes for MSKKCMIITLPLWLLSFTTTAHTKQPTCDNIQTSITTYDLKTNKWAYTDKKDSKVGTLPASTFKIFNSLIALDRGTTNTQEVFKWDGTKRALPQWNQDLNLQTAFEVSAVWVHEILASRVTPSIYERYLKWSNYGNGKIHKHRNGNFWVYGNFKVTPTEQIQMLKALYKNELPFSKATIETVKSFMQNKEHPNISAKSGWLPDYNGTEIGWWVGWRMQNDSPLFFATRLRKPKNLENKDFLACRISLTLKHLDTLNP; via the coding sequence ATGTCAAAAAAATGCATGATCATTACCCTACCACTGTGGCTACTTTCGTTCACTACAACAGCCCATACCAAACAGCCCACCTGTGATAACATCCAAACCTCCATCACAACTTACGACTTAAAAACCAACAAGTGGGCCTACACCGATAAAAAAGATTCCAAGGTGGGAACGTTACCAGCTTCAACGTTTAAAATTTTTAATTCTTTAATCGCCTTGGATCGTGGGACAACAAATACCCAAGAAGTTTTTAAATGGGATGGGACCAAGAGGGCTCTGCCACAATGGAATCAAGATCTGAACCTGCAAACGGCCTTTGAAGTTTCTGCCGTGTGGGTTCACGAGATCCTTGCAAGCAGGGTCACACCTTCTATTTATGAAAGATATCTTAAGTGGTCCAACTACGGGAATGGCAAAATTCATAAACATCGCAATGGAAATTTCTGGGTGTATGGAAATTTTAAAGTGACACCCACTGAGCAAATTCAAATGCTTAAAGCCCTTTATAAAAATGAACTTCCCTTTTCTAAAGCCACTATAGAAACCGTAAAGTCTTTTATGCAAAACAAAGAGCACCCCAATATCTCTGCCAAATCAGGTTGGCTACCTGACTACAATGGCACAGAGATCGGCTGGTGGGTTGGATGGAGAATGCAAAATGACTCGCCCCTATTTTTTGCCACAAGGCTTAGAAAACCCAAAAATTTAGAAAATAAAGACTTTTTAGCTTGTAGAATCTCCTTAACTCTCAAGCACTTAGACACACTTAACCCCTAA
- a CDS encoding DUF2239 family protein: MFTYTAFEEFKMIGQGNMETVALAVKARMKANKAASVLIFSDLTGRQIDLDLSGTDKQVLERLKVYASQDIPTPTGAGRPKLGVIPREISLLPRHWEWLLNQDGGASAVIRNLIDEKIKIRPTDKIKLAQERTYKFLSAIAGNLENFEEATRFLYRKDKDKFKALISGWPKDVMKHAISLSKDVF; encoded by the coding sequence ATGTTCACATATACGGCATTTGAAGAGTTTAAAATGATTGGGCAGGGAAATATGGAAACTGTGGCACTAGCCGTGAAGGCTCGCATGAAAGCGAACAAAGCCGCAAGCGTTCTTATCTTTAGTGACTTGACTGGGCGTCAAATTGATCTTGATCTGAGCGGAACCGACAAGCAAGTTTTAGAACGACTTAAGGTTTATGCCTCACAAGATATTCCCACCCCTACTGGGGCAGGGCGACCTAAGCTTGGGGTCATTCCTCGAGAGATCTCACTTCTGCCTCGTCATTGGGAGTGGCTACTCAATCAAGACGGTGGAGCTTCGGCAGTCATTAGAAATCTGATTGACGAGAAAATTAAAATCCGACCCACAGATAAAATTAAGCTCGCCCAGGAAAGAACATATAAATTTTTATCTGCTATAGCAGGTAACCTTGAAAATTTTGAGGAGGCCACCCGCTTTTTGTACCGCAAGGATAAAGACAAGTTTAAAGCACTGATCTCAGGTTGGCCTAAAGATGTCATGAAACATGCGATCAGCTTATCTAAAGATGTCTTTTAA